Part of the Virgibacillus necropolis genome, CATCACCACATGCAGCTAATATTATGGTTAAACTCAATGCTAATACTAACATGATCATCTTTTTCATAAGACGAATCCCTCATTTCTTAACTTTGTCCTTACATTCAAACACATTCCGTATAGACATTCAAGTGCCTTATTTGCAAAAAATCAGTACGAACCCATGTATGACAATGTTTTGCAGGCAACTTTACACTTTCAAGTCATTTTCCATAATACGTTCCTTACTTTTGCCACATAGTTATTTCTTATGCAAAAGGCTAACATGATTACCGCATGTTAGCCTTTTGCTTCACCAGAATCAACTTCGCAACCATCTCCAGTACAATAAGTCGTCTCAGACTTTCCCGGATTTAACGTTTGTAAGATTGGTTGTTCGTTTTCTTCTTCCCAAACTTTTTCGATTACTTCAGAAAATACATCTGGTGGCTGTGCGCCAGAAACCGCATATTTCTCATTAAAAACAAAGAAGGGTACACCCTGTACACCAACTTGTTGCGCTTCTTGTTCATCCCCTCTTACCGCTTTCGCATAATCAGTAGACTCAAGTACATCCAACACTGCGGCACTATCTAATTCCACTTCAACGGCTAATTTTGTTAAGGTTTCATAATCACCAATGTGTAGTGAATCCGTAAAATATGCCTGTAACAGTCGTTCGGTCATTTCTTTTCCCTTACCCTGTTTTTCAGCGTACTTCGCTAACCGGTGTGCATCAAATGTGTTTGTAGGTTGCATAGTATCAAATCGATAGGTCAAGCCAAGCTCAGCTGCTTGATTGGCCAAATTTTCATTTGATTGTTTTGCTTTTTCAACACTCATTCCATATTTGCCTGCTAGTAACTCATGAATCGTTTTATCAGGGTTTGTTTCTGCATTCGGGTCTAGCTCATAACTTTTATATGTGATTGTTACCTTATCTTTATTTGAAAATTGTTCTAAAGCTAATTCCAATCTGCGTTTTCCGATATAGCAAAAAGGACAACCAAAGTCCGAATAGACGTCAATTTTCATACTAACTAACACCTCATTTCTGTTAGCTATTGTAGCATAGGATAAGCGTTTATCGGTAATATTGTGCTTGGCACTTAATGTAGATTCTTCTTATCTACATACTTCCCATAATCTGGAACCGCAACCTGTTCAAAGTTCTCCACTAATTGTTTTAATCCACTTTTCAGCTTTTCACCCTCTATTGCTGACCCATGCCCAGGTACAATCACACTTGGGTTCAGGGATGCAATTTTTTCAACTGATTCCTTTGCTGCCTGCCAATCAGTTGTTAAATAGCGCGGAGGCCCATTTAACTCAGGACTTTGCATCAACACGTTATAAAATGAATCCTGTTTTACGGTAATACATGCATCTCCAGAAATTAATGTTCGATCTTCTTCTC contains:
- a CDS encoding DsbA family oxidoreductase → MKIDVYSDFGCPFCYIGKRRLELALEQFSNKDKVTITYKSYELDPNAETNPDKTIHELLAGKYGMSVEKAKQSNENLANQAAELGLTYRFDTMQPTNTFDAHRLAKYAEKQGKGKEMTERLLQAYFTDSLHIGDYETLTKLAVEVELDSAAVLDVLESTDYAKAVRGDEQEAQQVGVQGVPFFVFNEKYAVSGAQPPDVFSEVIEKVWEEENEQPILQTLNPGKSETTYCTGDGCEVDSGEAKG